Genomic DNA from Peribacillus simplex NBRC 15720 = DSM 1321:
AACCAAACCAACACGGTCATGACTGTAAAGATGAAGTGAATCAACGGAAATCACTTCACGGTTCCCGTAGCATTTCTTTAAATCATTCGCTTTTAAAAATAACATAAAAAATCCCCCTCTATTTTTCTAGAGAGAGATCGCCTGTTACTAAATTAATATACATAAACCAAATATACCTCATCTGATTTGATAACAGAAAAAGTAGTTGTATATGAATTAGTACCTATAAACGAACAGACGAATCCCATCTCTAAACATAATCATTAAAAATCTCACAAGGGTATCTAAAAAGATTCTTGTTCAAATGAAAAAGTGAATTCACTTTACTCACCAATAAATCCGGTAAGCAAAACATAGTGAAGCGTATTTTCATTGAACATATCTAACCGATTACACCCATTGAAATAGATTTAGATTTACTGTTTATTTGATAAGATTACTGCTTCATTGTATGAGGTACCTTTTCCTTCCAATGTAATGAATTAATGATTACATATTATTCATATGTTTGTAAAGCGGATTTATTCCCTTTTTTATTAATATCATAAAAAAGAGAGAACTAATTGGGCTCAACATGGACATGAACATCATACACTCCATGATCTTTCATCATTACTTTCTCTACATGGGTCGCTATATCATGTGCTTCTTTAATATCCAAGGTAGAATTGACAAGGATGACAACATCAATCACTTCATTATTCCCGTAATTTCTCCCTTTAATTTCTTTTATTCCCTTGACTCCATCCACTTTTGTAATTACATCCTTATATAGATGAATTTTATTTTCATCAAACCCGTCAGAAAGTTCATGCGAGGCTTGAATGAAAATATCCCAGGCTGTTTTACATATTAATAATCCAACAATGATGGCAGTAAGGGAATCAAGCCAAGGCATATTTAATTGGGAACCGAAAATCCCAATAGCTGTTCCGATACTTACCCAAGCATCGGAAATATTATCTTTTGAAGCTGCCATAACAGCTTTACTATTAATTTTTATAGCAAGCTTTTTATTATATCGGTATACAAAATACATGGCTATTGCTGATAAAACACCTACATACCCTGCAATAATGTCAGGTGATTCCTTACCACCTTTAAGCATGGAAGCAACTGCATCTATTAAAACTTGTACACCAACAGCAAACATGATAAATGAAGCTACCATCGAAGCAATGGTTTCACTTTTCCAATGACCATAACCATGATCTTTATCGGGGGGTCTTTGAGCTAGCCTTAAACCGATCAGTACAGCAATGGACGCGATAATATCAGT
This window encodes:
- a CDS encoding cation diffusion facilitator family transporter: MEEQKYNDLKLGERGAIISIIAYICLSIMKLAIGYISDSAALKADGLNNTTDIIASIAVLIGLRLAQRPPDKDHGYGHWKSETIASMVASFIMFAVGVQVLIDAVASMLKGGKESPDIIAGYVGVLSAIAMYFVYRYNKKLAIKINSKAVMAASKDNISDAWVSIGTAIGIFGSQLNMPWLDSLTAIIVGLLICKTAWDIFIQASHELSDGFDENKIHLYKDVITKVDGVKGIKEIKGRNYGNNEVIDVVILVNSTLDIKEAHDIATHVEKVMMKDHGVYDVHVHVEPN